A genomic region of Methanobacterium sp. SMA-27 contains the following coding sequences:
- a CDS encoding ABC-ATPase domain-containing protein yields the protein MKDKKELQKILKRIDGKGYKAYNDIKGIYNFDFFILHIDHVQRDPFAGPSLLRVEVQGASFPRELIDNHEKRDAVSDFIARALNGSIKKHTAGRSGSGKSGIITIDSGDQEILERSCVNIRPGNLEVRFSLGLPARGRRIIGREASRILMDVLPVIVNDSCFYKNIDSDHLTEEVELFEDANFIRNQLKSRGLVAFVRDGSILPRGSGVTDKPLKNAVQFKTPKSMEVMFETPNHGSVKGMGIPKGVNLIVGGGYHGKSTLLQAIERGVYNHIYGDGREWVVTDPTAVKIRAEDGRRIENVDISSFIHNPPLNKNTEEFSTENASGSTSQAANIVEAVEAGTHLILFDEDTSATNFMIRDERMQRLVSNEKEPITPFIDRVRELYEDHNISTIMVMGGSGDYFEVADTVIMMDNYIPEDVTKDAKKIKEELPINRMQEVEFKFRFKERYPLPESIKTYKGRKIKLDIRGKSTILLGLETIDLSQVEQLIDTSQTRAIAYAIAYAAQNHMDGKTNMKEIVKMVEHDIETKGLDILAPKGRKNPNNIVKPRIFELTAALNRLRSLKTRKY from the coding sequence ATGAAAGATAAAAAAGAACTTCAAAAAATACTCAAAAGAATAGATGGAAAGGGTTACAAGGCATATAATGATATTAAAGGCATTTATAATTTTGATTTTTTTATTTTACATATAGACCATGTTCAGAGGGACCCCTTTGCAGGTCCATCACTTTTAAGAGTTGAGGTGCAGGGCGCATCATTTCCAAGAGAATTAATTGACAACCATGAAAAAAGGGATGCAGTATCCGACTTTATTGCAAGAGCATTAAATGGATCAATAAAAAAACATACAGCAGGAAGAAGTGGAAGTGGAAAAAGTGGGATTATAACAATAGACAGTGGAGATCAGGAGATATTAGAAAGGAGCTGTGTTAATATTCGGCCAGGTAATTTGGAGGTTAGATTTTCTTTAGGCCTTCCGGCACGGGGAAGAAGGATAATAGGTAGAGAAGCTTCCAGAATATTGATGGATGTACTTCCAGTAATTGTTAATGATTCATGTTTCTATAAAAATATAGATTCAGATCATCTAACAGAAGAAGTGGAACTTTTTGAAGATGCAAATTTTATACGGAACCAGCTAAAAAGCAGAGGTCTGGTTGCATTTGTAAGGGATGGTTCAATACTTCCAAGGGGAAGCGGTGTAACAGACAAACCATTGAAAAATGCAGTTCAATTTAAAACACCAAAATCCATGGAAGTTATGTTTGAAACACCTAACCATGGATCTGTAAAGGGTATGGGTATCCCTAAGGGCGTTAACTTGATAGTTGGTGGAGGCTATCATGGTAAATCAACACTGCTACAGGCAATAGAGAGGGGTGTTTACAATCACATATATGGAGATGGAAGAGAATGGGTTGTAACAGATCCAACAGCTGTCAAGATCAGAGCAGAAGATGGCAGAAGAATAGAGAATGTTGACATAAGTTCATTTATACACAACCCACCTTTAAATAAAAACACCGAAGAATTCTCAACAGAAAATGCATCGGGTTCAACATCCCAGGCAGCAAATATTGTAGAGGCAGTTGAAGCAGGGACACATCTAATACTATTCGACGAAGACACATCAGCAACCAACTTCATGATACGCGATGAAAGAATGCAGAGACTGGTTTCAAATGAGAAAGAACCAATAACACCATTTATAGACCGGGTCCGAGAACTGTACGAAGACCATAACATATCCACCATCATGGTAATGGGAGGATCAGGGGACTACTTTGAAGTCGCAGACACAGTTATAATGATGGACAACTACATACCAGAAGACGTTACAAAGGATGCAAAGAAGATAAAAGAAGAGCTTCCAATAAACAGAATGCAAGAAGTAGAATTCAAATTTCGATTCAAGGAAAGATACCCACTTCCTGAAAGCATTAAAACATATAAAGGTCGGAAAATAAAACTCGATATACGTGGAAAATCAACCATACTACTGGGCCTGGAAACCATAGACCTTTCACAGGTTGAACAGTTAATCGACACCAGCCAGACGCGTGCAATAGCCTATGCAATAGCCTATGCTGCCCAAAACCATATGGATGGTAAAACCAACATGAAAGAAATAGTTAAGATGGTAGAACACGATATTGAAACAAAAGGACTTGACATACTGGCACCAAAGGGTCGAAAGAATCCTAATAATATTGTAAAACCAAGAATATTTGAACTTACAGCTGCACTCAACAGACTCAGAAGTTTAAAAACTAGAAAATATTAA
- a CDS encoding RQC domain-containing protein encodes MPYMICKKCDVYYEIADENAEKDLKTCQCGSKMKYYEKLEDFLNSKERKTNGNSIPVIERLVIDYESAISRIILQCMLEIPIELGIKRFMLILNGKESPFITKYKLYKLKTYGMLFNYTEEQLRIIIDSIIEKGFLKTEYKSEYEGSYLELTDKGKFFLNVGDNIEMGFLEKVIK; translated from the coding sequence ATGCCATATATGATATGCAAAAAATGCGATGTTTACTATGAAATAGCCGATGAGAATGCAGAGAAAGATTTAAAAACATGTCAATGCGGCTCTAAAATGAAGTATTACGAAAAACTTGAGGATTTTCTTAATTCAAAAGAACGCAAAACCAATGGAAACTCTATTCCAGTAATTGAAAGACTGGTAATAGATTATGAATCGGCAATCTCAAGGATAATACTCCAATGTATGTTGGAAATTCCAATTGAACTGGGAATAAAACGTTTCATGCTAATTTTAAATGGAAAAGAATCTCCATTCATTACAAAATACAAGCTGTACAAACTTAAAACCTATGGAATGCTTTTTAACTATACAGAAGAACAATTAAGAATTATTATTGATTCTATTATTGAAAAAGGGTTTCTAAAAACAGAATATAAATCCGAATATGAGGGTTCTTATCTTGAATTAACAGATAAAGGTAAATTCTTCTTAAATGTTGGAGATAACATTGAAATGGGTTTTTTGGAAAAAGTAATTAAATAA
- a CDS encoding low temperature requirement protein A, with amino-acid sequence MKLRKDFVVLPTLRSNDDQSLEKHSDWLELLYDLIFVAAISQIALNLSANYTPITFLESIPLFFAIWWGWSGHTFYLDRFGTDDILNRALTMLQMVVVASLAVNVRNALTTTGEGFAISYAVLRFILVAQYIRVGRNLPDARPLTRRYSIGFGIAATIWLISAFIPAPYRFVLWGVALFVDFLTPFRAGDLHINFPTHPTHLPERFGLFTIIIIGEAIVSVVVAISNVGFNLYTALIGLMGLLISFSIWWGYFEEAGGAEARVQDRGDQIAKYQLWIYSHFPLLLGIVGAAAGIKHVLMLPYGSELSSTDTWIMCISLAVALLSLSLIFISSFRWDDCKSRLLLVFRIPYYLIIILVLLTGFLGTILPGFLVLVILTVLCIAKDLISLREIPDEICNL; translated from the coding sequence ATGAAGCTTAGAAAAGATTTTGTTGTACTACCAACTTTACGATCCAATGATGATCAGAGTTTAGAAAAACATTCTGACTGGCTGGAACTACTGTACGATCTGATTTTTGTTGCTGCCATTTCACAGATTGCATTAAATTTAAGTGCTAATTACACACCCATTACTTTTTTAGAATCGATTCCCCTATTTTTTGCTATCTGGTGGGGTTGGTCGGGTCATACATTTTATTTGGACCGTTTTGGAACCGACGACATATTAAATAGGGCCTTGACAATGTTGCAGATGGTTGTTGTTGCTTCTTTGGCGGTTAACGTTAGAAATGCTTTGACAACCACAGGTGAGGGTTTTGCTATTTCTTATGCTGTGTTGAGATTTATTTTAGTTGCTCAGTATATTAGGGTTGGAAGAAATCTACCGGATGCACGTCCATTAACCCGCCGTTACAGTATTGGTTTTGGTATTGCAGCAACTATATGGTTGATATCTGCATTTATACCTGCTCCTTATCGTTTTGTGCTCTGGGGAGTTGCGTTGTTTGTTGATTTCCTTACACCTTTTAGAGCTGGGGATCTTCATATAAATTTTCCAACACATCCAACTCATCTACCTGAAAGATTTGGTCTTTTCACCATAATTATTATTGGAGAGGCAATTGTGAGTGTTGTTGTGGCTATTAGCAATGTAGGATTCAATCTTTACACCGCACTTATAGGGTTAATGGGTCTTTTAATATCATTCAGCATATGGTGGGGGTACTTTGAAGAGGCAGGAGGGGCTGAAGCCAGAGTACAAGATCGTGGAGATCAAATTGCCAAATATCAGCTTTGGATATACTCCCATTTTCCATTACTTCTTGGAATTGTTGGAGCTGCGGCAGGTATAAAACATGTTTTAATGCTACCGTATGGAAGTGAACTTTCAAGCACTGATACATGGATTATGTGCATATCACTAGCTGTTGCACTTTTATCACTGAGCCTTATATTCATTTCCTCATTTAGATGGGATGACTGTAAAAGCCGTTTACTTCTGGTATTTAGAATTCCATATTATCTAATAATAATTTTGGTTTTATTAACCGGCTTTTTAGGTACAATTTTACCAGGATTCCTGGTGCTGGTGATTTTAACTGTTCTGTGCATTGCAAAAGATCTGATTTCACTTAGAGAAATTCCCGATGAGATCTGCAATTTGTAA
- a CDS encoding winged helix-turn-helix domain-containing protein yields the protein MESLLWWLFKGSKGEFNRVRIMDLLKTESYNAYNLSEILELNYKTVRHHLKLLEEHNIIATHVDNKYGAVYFLTEDMKDHIELFEEIKEKLKVNS from the coding sequence ATGGAAAGCTTGTTGTGGTGGTTATTCAAAGGAAGTAAAGGCGAGTTTAACAGAGTGAGGATTATGGATTTACTCAAAACGGAATCATATAATGCTTATAACTTATCAGAAATTCTTGAATTAAATTATAAAACCGTTAGGCATCATTTAAAACTTTTGGAAGAACATAATATCATTGCAACACATGTTGATAATAAGTATGGTGCTGTTTATTTTCTTACAGAAGATATGAAGGACCATATTGAATTATTTGAAGAGATCAAAGAAAAATTGAAGGTTAATAGTTAA
- a CDS encoding nitroreductase encodes MDVVKALNSRFTCRAFKQDPVTKETILKIMEEATHSPSWANTQPWEIFVAGGDALERIRRNFMESYANDEPKTPEIPWVENWPSTMEERIKELGIGRFKHLGISKDDKIAKNANWRLNFKFFDAPSVVYLCMHESLTEWSIFDLGSLSQSIMLAALEHGVDSAPAVNLVAYPNFIRKELEIPEEFMIVFGIALGYKDEKSPQNTYKSSRRPIEEVVRTKGF; translated from the coding sequence ATGGATGTTGTTAAAGCATTAAATTCCCGTTTTACTTGCAGAGCATTTAAACAGGATCCAGTAACAAAAGAGACAATTCTTAAAATAATGGAAGAAGCAACACATTCCCCTTCATGGGCAAATACACAACCATGGGAAATATTTGTAGCGGGTGGCGATGCATTAGAAAGGATTCGAAGAAATTTTATGGAGTCCTATGCAAATGATGAACCCAAAACTCCAGAAATACCCTGGGTTGAAAACTGGCCAAGTACCATGGAAGAACGGATAAAAGAACTTGGAATAGGCCGATTTAAACATTTGGGAATTTCAAAGGACGATAAGATAGCTAAAAATGCGAATTGGAGATTAAATTTCAAATTTTTCGATGCACCCTCAGTTGTATATCTATGCATGCATGAGAGCCTAACTGAATGGTCAATTTTCGATCTTGGTTCATTATCACAGAGCATAATGCTGGCTGCACTGGAACATGGAGTAGACTCTGCACCAGCAGTAAATCTTGTTGCATATCCCAATTTCATAAGAAAAGAACTTGAAATTCCAGAAGAATTCATGATAGTCTTTGGAATTGCACTGGGATATAAAGATGAAAAAAGCCCTCAAAACACATATAAAAGCTCAAGACGCCCAATAGAAGAAGTAGTCAGAACAAAAGGATTTTAA
- a CDS encoding nitroreductase family protein, whose protein sequence is MDVNKAIEVRRSIRKYKQVDIEEDKLDKILESARIAPSAANRQQWKFVVVKDSDIRKKLVDACHSQVFVGEAPVVIAACSTESDQKMPCGQYAYTVDLSIALSFMILQATELELGTCWLGAFNEDNVKNILNIPDNIRVVGMITIGYSDEKPDPRPRKTMGEIVSNNGWM, encoded by the coding sequence ATGGATGTAAATAAAGCCATAGAAGTTAGAAGAAGCATTAGAAAGTACAAACAAGTTGATATTGAAGAAGATAAGTTGGATAAAATTTTGGAATCAGCTAGAATTGCGCCATCAGCAGCCAACCGTCAACAATGGAAATTTGTGGTTGTAAAAGATTCAGATATAAGAAAAAAACTTGTAGATGCATGTCATAGCCAGGTATTTGTTGGAGAAGCCCCGGTAGTAATAGCTGCATGTTCAACAGAATCTGATCAGAAAATGCCCTGTGGACAATATGCATATACAGTTGATCTTTCAATTGCACTATCATTTATGATACTACAGGCAACAGAACTTGAACTTGGAACCTGCTGGTTAGGTGCCTTCAACGAAGACAACGTGAAAAATATACTGAACATACCCGATAACATCAGAGTTGTTGGAATGATAACCATAGGATATTCAGATGAGAAACCCGACCCAAGACCACGAAAAACAATGGGCGAAATAGTATCAAACAATGGATGGATGTAA
- a CDS encoding Ig-like domain-containing protein, which translates to MLIHPITISNSYLNSPVVKSSDPKRNSLNVKTNKVIHIKFNKHVKFGNKWIELLVNGVLTPFRKTIHDNTLIITPSKKLKNGTKYTLILHYNSIQDISGKGVAYYCSSFTTVVKIDIINGATGGDIKKNSLLYKYIPKTVLSDQIISKAKTGTPMVTFGNGKGPKILIVAGVYGNELPAPAAAMKLINYLNGKTIKGTIYIIPFAIPYCTSHTHRYWNHTNPNRLANKTGNPTNIIMKLAKRLHVDALGDFHSSMPGGVPGRDSALCTRIPILKSCELPLPFGRSFFLH; encoded by the coding sequence ATGTTAATTCATCCCATAACAATTTCAAATTCATATCTGAACTCTCCTGTTGTTAAAAGTTCAGATCCCAAAAGAAATTCCTTGAATGTGAAAACTAATAAAGTTATCCATATTAAATTTAATAAACATGTGAAATTCGGGAATAAATGGATAGAACTGCTTGTAAATGGTGTATTAACTCCTTTTAGGAAAACTATCCACGATAATACCTTAATTATTACACCGTCTAAAAAATTAAAAAATGGAACAAAATATACTCTTATTTTACATTACAACAGTATTCAGGATATTTCAGGTAAGGGTGTTGCATATTATTGCTCGAGCTTTACAACTGTTGTGAAGATAGATATTATTAACGGGGCAACAGGTGGGGACATCAAAAAAAATTCTTTACTATACAAATATATTCCCAAGACAGTTCTTAGCGATCAGATAATTTCTAAGGCAAAAACTGGAACTCCCATGGTTACCTTTGGGAACGGTAAGGGGCCTAAAATATTAATTGTTGCTGGTGTGTATGGAAATGAATTACCTGCCCCTGCAGCAGCAATGAAGTTGATAAATTATCTTAATGGTAAAACCATCAAAGGAACAATTTATATTATTCCATTTGCAATTCCCTACTGTACATCACATACTCATAGATACTGGAATCATACCAATCCCAATAGGCTGGCAAATAAAACAGGAAATCCCACCAACATTATAATGAAACTTGCAAAGAGATTGCATGTTGATGCTTTGGGAGATTTCCATTCATCAATGCCAGGAGGTGTTCCAGGCAGGGATAGTGCTCTTTGTACCAGGATACCCATTTTAAAGAGTTGTGAACTACCCCTCCCTTTCGGAAGGAGCTTCTTCCTTCATTAA
- a CDS encoding bifunctional aspartate transaminase/aspartate 4-decarboxylase yields MDYKELKSYMELSPFEVQFALTNIAGNFRDRTLLNAGRGNPNWIATTPRQAFFTLGNFAMEETKCNCKYVHTGFHAEKEGISERFQDYAKKNPDAPGIKFLKSSVDYGINKMGFDPDSWVYELVIGCIGDFYPEPDRMLPHAEKVVHSFLIEFLCKNQLKSCKYDLFATEGGTGGIIYVFNSLIENKLIKKGDKIAIGSPIFTPYLEIPHLNDYDLVEVEIKADPDDDWQYPDSEIDKLKDPSIKAFFVVNPGNPQARAIRDETIQRIANIVKNDNPNLIIISDDVYATFVEDFSSIMSEIPSNTICVYSFSKHMGCTGWRLGVVALYEDNAIDKMLSSLPEKIKNQLIKRYESISLDPSKIKFIDRMVADSRSVALKHTAGLSLPQQTQMTLFSLFFIIEDDINYIEGTKNALNKRIHVLYKSLGLPLDYDTTATNYYAVIDLLKLATDRYGMLFAEWMEKSYNALSFVFALADKESIVILPGAGFDAPSWSVRVSLANLRYEAYEEIGNKMLETLETAFEDYSMTLNKK; encoded by the coding sequence ATGGATTATAAAGAGTTAAAGAGCTATATGGAACTGAGTCCTTTTGAGGTTCAATTTGCACTGACCAATATTGCAGGAAATTTCCGTGATCGCACACTTCTAAATGCGGGTAGAGGTAATCCTAATTGGATTGCCACCACCCCTAGACAGGCATTTTTTACTCTTGGTAATTTTGCGATGGAAGAAACTAAATGCAACTGTAAATATGTACATACTGGTTTTCATGCTGAAAAGGAAGGAATATCAGAGAGATTTCAGGATTATGCTAAGAAAAATCCTGATGCACCGGGTATAAAATTTCTTAAGAGTTCTGTTGATTATGGAATCAACAAAATGGGTTTCGATCCGGATAGCTGGGTGTATGAACTCGTGATCGGTTGTATTGGAGATTTCTATCCGGAACCAGACAGAATGTTACCCCATGCTGAAAAGGTTGTACACTCATTTTTAATTGAATTTCTATGTAAAAACCAATTAAAATCTTGCAAATACGATCTCTTTGCAACTGAAGGAGGTACAGGTGGAATCATATATGTTTTTAACTCGCTAATTGAAAATAAGCTGATTAAAAAAGGGGATAAAATAGCAATTGGATCTCCCATATTCACCCCTTACCTTGAAATACCACATTTAAACGACTATGATCTGGTTGAAGTTGAGATTAAAGCAGATCCGGATGATGATTGGCAGTATCCTGATAGTGAAATAGATAAACTCAAAGATCCATCTATTAAAGCATTTTTTGTTGTTAATCCGGGAAATCCCCAGGCAAGAGCAATCAGAGATGAAACCATCCAAAGAATTGCAAACATAGTAAAAAATGATAACCCCAATCTTATCATCATATCTGATGATGTCTATGCAACCTTTGTTGAAGATTTTAGTTCCATTATGTCGGAAATACCATCAAATACCATCTGTGTTTATTCATTCAGTAAGCATATGGGATGTACAGGATGGAGGTTGGGTGTGGTGGCACTTTATGAAGACAATGCAATAGATAAGATGTTGAGTTCACTTCCTGAAAAAATAAAAAATCAGTTAATAAAAAGGTATGAAAGCATAAGTCTTGATCCCTCTAAAATTAAATTCATAGACCGTATGGTTGCTGACAGCAGATCTGTAGCTCTTAAACATACTGCAGGTTTATCACTACCTCAGCAAACTCAAATGACCCTATTTTCATTGTTCTTTATAATTGAGGATGATATCAATTATATTGAAGGTACTAAAAATGCTCTTAACAAGCGTATACATGTGCTCTATAAGTCTCTGGGTCTGCCTTTAGATTATGATACTACTGCAACCAATTACTATGCAGTAATAGATCTTCTTAAACTTGCAACCGATAGGTATGGCATGTTGTTTGCAGAATGGATGGAAAAATCGTATAATGCACTTTCATTTGTATTTGCACTGGCAGATAAAGAATCTATAGTTATCCTTCCAGGAGCAGGATTTGATGCTCCCAGCTGGTCTGTGAGAGTTTCATTGGCTAATTTAAGATATGAAGCATATGAAGAAATTGGTAATAAAATGTTGGAAACATTAGAAACCGCCTTTGAAGACTACAGTATGACTTTGAATAAAAAATAA
- a CDS encoding tetratricopeptide repeat protein: MEEYGDVNEEEFVNIVESCEKLLKQDPDDPELWTRKGMALMGLGKAEDAVKSFDEALKIKSDFVWALDNMCMALLLCERYEESLDCFNKALEINPEDEVLLNNKAFLLSSIGEFEEAISIFDSILDRTENKVSVLKEKSNCLLNLERYAEALVCLEEILEVEKDDPDVYFKRGNALGGIGRTDEALKSFERALEIDPMFIEAWNSKGVTYGIMKCYDDSVICFDHAIDLDPNDDRAWFLKAKTLSAMGEFADALECYDRSLEINPLITEAWYRRGVVLYDLKIFPASIESYEKAIEINENYAEAWNGKALSLYEMGEHHEEIECYDKALEIKPDYSEAWTNKGATFLTIGMNDKAMECLDKALDLNPNDHNALMNKATILIRLEKFENAIDCCDKALKIKPMLLPALFLKVRTLQTIEKFEESVGTLDYLLEIDPENDEAWFLRGISMEYQNKQEDALESFDNALNIDPKNIGAWYFKGRSLMFLGKTEEAIKSFEMVTIMDPDNFEAFNLMGNLLLELGRYKEALKNFDSALNLNPDSEEALIKKGQSLGFLEEADKALECFEQALNINSDNMDAMNYKGIALKHMGDFESSINVFKTIVEAEPENPWAWLQIGLNYKEIDNYQNALESFDNALDIDPNFVLGLLEKGVTLGLIKQYKEALDCFDEVLFKDPDNPDALHFKKITLEYINQDKESGNS, from the coding sequence GTGGAAGAATATGGTGATGTTAATGAAGAGGAATTTGTTAATATTGTTGAATCCTGTGAAAAGCTTTTGAAACAAGATCCCGATGATCCTGAATTATGGACTCGTAAAGGAATGGCTTTAATGGGACTTGGAAAAGCTGAAGATGCTGTTAAAAGTTTTGATGAAGCTTTAAAAATAAAATCTGATTTTGTATGGGCTCTTGACAACATGTGTATGGCGTTGTTACTGTGTGAGAGGTATGAAGAATCGTTAGACTGTTTTAATAAAGCACTGGAAATCAATCCAGAAGATGAAGTACTGCTTAATAACAAAGCATTTTTATTGTCATCCATTGGAGAGTTTGAGGAAGCAATTTCAATATTTGATAGTATACTAGATAGAACTGAGAACAAGGTATCGGTGTTAAAAGAAAAATCTAACTGTCTTTTAAACCTTGAAAGATATGCTGAGGCTCTTGTTTGCCTGGAAGAAATTCTTGAAGTTGAAAAGGATGATCCTGATGTGTACTTCAAAAGAGGTAATGCGCTTGGAGGCATAGGAAGAACAGATGAAGCATTAAAATCTTTTGAACGTGCATTGGAAATAGATCCTATGTTTATTGAAGCATGGAATTCTAAAGGAGTTACATATGGTATAATGAAGTGCTATGATGATTCAGTAATATGTTTTGACCATGCAATTGATCTTGACCCGAATGATGATAGAGCATGGTTTTTAAAGGCAAAAACACTTTCTGCTATGGGTGAATTTGCAGATGCCCTGGAATGTTACGATAGATCTCTTGAGATCAATCCACTCATTACCGAAGCATGGTATCGTAGGGGTGTTGTGCTATATGATCTGAAAATTTTCCCTGCATCGATTGAATCCTATGAAAAAGCGATTGAAATCAATGAAAATTATGCTGAGGCATGGAATGGTAAGGCGCTTTCTTTGTATGAAATGGGTGAGCACCATGAAGAGATAGAGTGTTATGATAAAGCCCTTGAAATAAAACCTGATTATTCTGAGGCGTGGACCAATAAAGGTGCAACATTTTTAACTATAGGTATGAATGATAAAGCAATGGAATGTCTTGATAAGGCTTTGGATTTGAATCCTAATGATCATAATGCATTGATGAACAAGGCAACCATACTCATACGTCTTGAAAAATTTGAAAATGCAATAGATTGTTGTGATAAGGCCTTGAAAATAAAACCAATGCTTTTACCTGCCCTTTTTTTGAAAGTAAGAACACTTCAAACAATTGAAAAGTTCGAGGAATCTGTTGGAACCTTGGATTATTTACTTGAAATTGACCCTGAAAATGATGAAGCATGGTTTTTAAGGGGAATATCGATGGAATATCAAAATAAACAGGAAGATGCACTCGAATCTTTTGATAATGCACTGAACATTGACCCCAAAAATATTGGGGCTTGGTACTTCAAAGGCAGATCCTTGATGTTTTTAGGTAAAACTGAAGAAGCAATAAAAAGCTTTGAAATGGTTACAATTATGGATCCAGATAACTTTGAAGCTTTCAATTTAATGGGTAACCTGTTGCTGGAACTTGGAAGATACAAGGAAGCACTTAAAAATTTTGATAGTGCCTTAAATTTAAACCCTGACAGTGAAGAGGCACTCATAAAAAAAGGCCAGTCATTAGGTTTCCTTGAAGAGGCCGATAAGGCATTGGAATGTTTTGAACAGGCTTTAAATATTAATAGCGATAATATGGATGCAATGAACTACAAGGGTATTGCATTGAAACATATGGGGGATTTTGAATCTTCCATTAATGTTTTTAAAACCATAGTTGAAGCCGAACCAGAGAATCCATGGGCATGGCTACAGATTGGTTTGAATTATAAAGAAATTGATAACTATCAAAATGCATTAGAATCTTTTGACAATGCATTGGATATCGATCCAAATTTTGTTCTGGGACTTCTTGAAAAGGGCGTTACCTTGGGGCTAATTAAACAGTATAAAGAAGCACTCGACTGTTTTGATGAGGTATTATTTAAAGATCCAGACAATCCTGATGCACTCCACTTTAAAAAAATCACTCTGGAGTATATTAATCAGGATAAAGAATCAGGTAATTCATAA
- a CDS encoding serine protease → MRKKISLLIIAVFVVIIGVVGQNIIGNYYSQSTSLNSQTAASVVYIENGVTGVVTINDPVLNRSTDITVIYAPLDSGSGFIVNNQGYIITAFHVVGDPETLKNQMVIRLMNSADIKKYIERAAVAGYVSKYNPQLGSELMNTNSTGSPPIIQAQPDINTTTDMLDQNNLITVGSSQQQIRVKLPGTTSTNAVNANLVDVGNSGADDDVALIKIDPFLKTLTPLAVNSKTPTIGENIQIYGYPVLNGGMYSDTNQTTIKPSSTTGVLTAEVPNNGSIYYQTNALASHGYSGGPVVDSQNSVLGILIYSIESMQQVNQTATPTSSLFLSSQYIIQICNKNNVSIQTV, encoded by the coding sequence ATGAGAAAAAAAATATCTCTGCTAATAATAGCCGTATTCGTGGTAATTATTGGGGTTGTTGGCCAAAACATTATTGGAAACTACTACTCCCAATCAACAAGTTTAAATTCTCAAACTGCAGCTTCTGTTGTTTACATTGAAAATGGAGTAACAGGTGTAGTTACAATTAATGATCCAGTTCTAAACAGATCAACAGATATTACTGTGATCTATGCACCATTGGATTCAGGATCTGGATTTATTGTCAACAATCAGGGCTATATTATCACAGCTTTCCATGTAGTTGGAGACCCTGAAACTTTAAAGAATCAGATGGTAATTAGATTAATGAACAGCGCCGATATAAAGAAATACATTGAAAGAGCAGCTGTAGCAGGTTATGTGTCTAAATACAACCCTCAATTGGGTTCAGAGCTTATGAACACTAATTCAACTGGAAGTCCTCCCATAATCCAAGCACAGCCAGATATTAACACCACAACAGATATGCTCGATCAAAATAACCTCATAACAGTTGGATCATCACAACAGCAGATCAGAGTAAAATTACCAGGCACAACCAGTACAAATGCAGTAAATGCCAATTTAGTTGATGTTGGAAATTCGGGTGCAGATGATGATGTGGCACTCATAAAGATCGATCCATTCTTAAAAACCCTCACACCTTTGGCAGTAAACTCAAAAACACCTACTATTGGTGAAAATATTCAGATATATGGATATCCGGTATTAAATGGGGGAATGTACTCTGATACCAATCAAACAACAATAAAACCATCCTCAACCACAGGAGTATTAACAGCAGAAGTACCAAACAACGGTAGCATCTACTATCAAACAAATGCTTTAGCATCTCACGGATACAGTGGAGGTCCAGTAGTTGACTCACAAAATAGTGTACTTGGAATATTAATTTATAGTATTGAATCAATGCAACAAGTCAATCAAACAGCAACACCAACATCAAGTTTATTCCTATCATCACAGTATATAATACAGATATGCAATAAAAACAATGTTTCAATACAGACTGTTTAA